TCGGCCTGCTCCCGGCGGGCGCCCTGGTCGCCCTGTCGGCGACCCGGATGGGCGCGATCGTCGACCGGTTCGGCACCAACCGGCTGCTGGTGATCGGCGTCACCGCGCTCACCGCGGGGTACGCGCTGTTCCTGCGGCTGGACGAGCACAGCAGCTACGTCGGCCTGGTGCTGCCCAGCATGGTCCTGCTCGGGATCGGCTTCGCGCTGGCCTTCCCCTCCGTCAACATCGCCGCCACCAGCGGGGTCGCGGACGAGGAGCAGGGGCTGGCCTCGGGTCTGGTCAACACCGCCTTCCAGGTGGGCAGTGCGGTGGTGCTGGCGGTGACCACGGCGGTGATCACCGCGGGCAGCGACGGCGGTGAGACCCCGGCGGCCCAGCTGGACGGCTACCGGCCGGCCCTGCTGCTGGTGACCGGGGTGGCCCTGGCCGGCCTGCTGGTGACGGTGGTCGGCGCCGTGGTCGAGCGCCGCCGCCGGGAGCCCGCGCCGGTGCCGGACTACCGCTACGAGCGGGCCGAGGAGCTGGTGAAGGGCTGAACCGCGGCACCCCGGCGGGCGACCCCTCGCCGACGGGTCGGGCCCGTCTCCACCAAACCCCCGTGTTGGTGGAGCCGGGCCCTTCCGTACCGCGCCGTTCACGGCCCGGACCTGGGATGTTCTCAGGTACGGCCGTACGTCGGGCGAACCCGGACAGTATATTGGCCGGGAGCCAACGAACGTACGGAGCAGACACGATGGCACCTCGCGGGGAATCGGTCAATGAGGAGATGCGCGAACGCTCCCGCCGCCGCCTCATGCGGGCCACCGTGGAACTCGTGGACCAGTGCGGATACGCCGGCACCACGCTGGGCGACATAGCCGAGCGGGCCGGTCTGGCCCGCGGTCTCGTCTCCTACTACTTCGACGGCAAACGGCTGTTGATGCAGTCGGCCACCCACCGGCTGATGCACCTGACGCTCGACGCCGCCCTGGCGGAGCTGCCGGCCGGCTCCTCGCCGGACGCCCGGCTGGCCCGGGCCATCGACGCCGTCCTGCTGCTGGCCATGGAGCACCCGCGGGTGATGCGCTCGCACTTGGCGCTGATCCTCGACCCGGACGTCGGCGCCTTCATCCAGGACCCGGAGCAGCAGCGGCTGGGGGCGATCCTGCGCGGACTGCTCAGCGACTGGGGCGCCCCAGACCCGGCGGCCGAGCACGCCGTGCTGCGCAGTGCGCTGATGGGCGGGTGCATCGGCGTCCTGCTGCCGGGGGCGGCGACCCCGCTGCCGCCGATCCGGGCCGACCTGTTCGCCCGGTACGCACTCCCCTGGGAGCTGGGCGTCCCGCCGCTCCCCCGGGCGCCGGAGCGCCCGCATCCCCCGGCCAGGATCTGACCGGGGGAAATCCGACGGGCCGTCAGCCCTTGAGGATGGCGCCGAGCAGGTCGGCGGTCTGGTCCGGGGTGAGGCTGTCCACGCAGAGCCGCTCCATCACCTGCACGTACGCGTCCACGTCGTCGCGCTTGTCCAGGTAGAGGGCGCTGGTGAGCTGCTCCAGGTAGACCACGTCGGCGAGGTCCTGCTCGGGGAAGCGCAGGATCGAGAAGGCGCCGCTCTCGCCCGCGTGGGCGCCGAAGCGGAACGGCATGACCTGGATGACCACGTTGGGCCGCCGGGCCATGTCGATCAGGTGCTGGACCTGCTCGCGCATCACCTCGGGACCGCCGACCGGCCGGCGCAGCGCCGCCTCGTCGATGACCGCCCACAGCCGCGGGCCCTGCCCGTCGGTCAGCAGCTTCTGCCGGCGCATCCGGAGGTTGACCCGGCGCTCCAGCTCGGCGCCGGAGAGCACCGGGCGGCTCTGCCCGAAGATCGCCCGCGCGTAGGACTCGCACTGCAGCAGCCCGGGGATGAACTGCACCTCGTACGTCCGGATCAGGGCCGCCGCCTCCTCCAGCCCGATGTACGTCTGGAACCAGCCCGGCAGGACGTCGTTGAAACTGTGCCACCAGCCGGACTTGTTGGCCTCGCGGACCAGGCCCAGCAGCGCCTCGCGCTCCACCCCGTCGTGCACGCCGTAGAGGCTGAGCAGGTCGGCCACGTCGCGCTCCTTGAAGCTGACCCGGCCGAGCTCCATACGGCTGATCTTCGACTCGGAGGCACGGATCGCGTACCCGGCGTCCTCACGGGTGATGGCGCAGCCCTCGCGGAGCCGGCGCAGCTGGGAGCCGAGGAGGATCCGGCGCACCATCGAGCCCCCGCCGGGCTGAACTGTGGTCATGCGGTCCTAACCTCCAGCTTGTTCAAACACGGCACAGTCTGCCATCAGTTGAGCGCTCTCGGTGCCTGTACTGGCGCAACGATCTACCGGTTCTGCATCACATCCACCATCTTGCACGTGCATCCGCCTCATGCATATGCCAATAGTGCGACTGCACGTGAATCGACTCTTGCATCTGCAGTGGGCGCAGAGGACCATGGTGCACGTGCACCTGCACACCCCTTGGCAATCCCGCGGACACCGCGTCGACCCCACGCGCGACCCCGCACACCGTCCCGGCGGCGTCCCCGCGCCGCTGGGTTCTCGTGTGCGCGAGTGGGTCGTCGAGGAGGGGTCGCGCGGCCGAGCGAGTCGGAGGTGACCGGCATGACCCCGGTGGGTCCCGCCGTGTCCGCCCCCTTATGGGAGGAGCTCTTCATGAGCACCGGTACGGCACTGGCGACCGACCCGTACGTGGTCAGCTGTACCCTCGCTCCCCGCTTCGAAGCCGTGCGCACCGCACGTGAGTTCGCGAGATCCACCCTGAACGGCTGGGGGCTCGGCGAGCTCTTCGACGACGTCGCCCTGGTCGCCTCCGAGCTGGTGACCAACGCCCTCCGGCACGCCCTCGGCACCTCGCCCGACCCCGTACGGCTGCCGATACAGCCGGGTCCGCGGCAGGTCGCCGACTCCGTGCTGGCCGCCGCCCTCCCGATCCGGATAAGCCTGGTGCACCGCGCCCCGCAGGTGGTCTGCGCGGTCAGCGATCCCAGCAGCCTCGGCCCGGTCGCCCGCGAGGCCGACTTCGTCGCCGAGTCCGGCCGCGGTCTGCACCTGGTCGACTCCTTCAGCCGCTCCTGGGGCTGGCACCCGCTGGCCGGCGCCGGCAAGGTGGTGTGGGCGCTCTTCGACGCCACCTCCGAGGAGTCCGCCGGCCGGCACCGCCGGTCGGCCTGAGCCCGCTCCCCCCTGCCTGCCCACACCTGCACCTGCCTGCGAACGTCCCGCGAGCACCGGAGGCCGTCCCGCGACCGCCGACGGCGGCGGAGAAGACGCGGAGACGACAGAGGCCGCCGCGGAGCGTCAACCCTCACGACGGCCTGGAACCAGGCGGACTGACGTCGCGTCATACCGCCAGATGATCGAACTCCCCGTCCTTGGCGCCGAGCAGCATCGCGGCTATCTCGGCCCTGGTATAGACCAAGGCGGGTCCGTCCGGATAGCGCGAGTTCCGCATCGCGACCTCACCCCCGGGCAGGGCCGCGAACTCCACG
The window above is part of the Kitasatospora sp. HUAS MG31 genome. Proteins encoded here:
- a CDS encoding TetR/AcrR family transcriptional regulator; translated protein: MRERSRRRLMRATVELVDQCGYAGTTLGDIAERAGLARGLVSYYFDGKRLLMQSATHRLMHLTLDAALAELPAGSSPDARLARAIDAVLLLAMEHPRVMRSHLALILDPDVGAFIQDPEQQRLGAILRGLLSDWGAPDPAAEHAVLRSALMGGCIGVLLPGAATPLPPIRADLFARYALPWELGVPPLPRAPERPHPPARI
- a CDS encoding helix-turn-helix domain-containing protein codes for the protein MTTVQPGGGSMVRRILLGSQLRRLREGCAITREDAGYAIRASESKISRMELGRVSFKERDVADLLSLYGVHDGVEREALLGLVREANKSGWWHSFNDVLPGWFQTYIGLEEAAALIRTYEVQFIPGLLQCESYARAIFGQSRPVLSGAELERRVNLRMRRQKLLTDGQGPRLWAVIDEAALRRPVGGPEVMREQVQHLIDMARRPNVVIQVMPFRFGAHAGESGAFSILRFPEQDLADVVYLEQLTSALYLDKRDDVDAYVQVMERLCVDSLTPDQTADLLGAILKG
- a CDS encoding ATP-binding protein; translated protein: MSTGTALATDPYVVSCTLAPRFEAVRTAREFARSTLNGWGLGELFDDVALVASELVTNALRHALGTSPDPVRLPIQPGPRQVADSVLAAALPIRISLVHRAPQVVCAVSDPSSLGPVAREADFVAESGRGLHLVDSFSRSWGWHPLAGAGKVVWALFDATSEESAGRHRRSA
- a CDS encoding DUF397 domain-containing protein, translating into MREAYNGMAAADLDGAVWQKSRHSNSQGNCVEFAALPGGEVAMRNSRYPDGPALVYTRAEIAAMLLGAKDGEFDHLAV